Proteins encoded together in one Impatiens glandulifera chromosome 1, dImpGla2.1, whole genome shotgun sequence window:
- the LOC124920167 gene encoding protein RGF1 INDUCIBLE TRANSCRIPTION FACTOR 1-like, with protein MFLILSQGTMLVPPWLEPLLKTSFFSICQNHGNSCRSEKNMYCLECNDGSFCSNCRTSNHKDHQVIQIRRSSYHDVVRVSEIQKVLDINGVQSYVINSARVLFLNERPQPKTQPISSVHNYNNYACNVCGRSLLDTFTFCSLGCKVVGMKKNGNASVTSSTDQINEVHSNRRRMTKKRMSQSRRGEREEWSEGSRQEMVYPPSSTHETPLPSSTTKRRKGTPHRAPFGCPI; from the exons ATGTTTCTGATTCTGTCTCAGGGCACAATGTTGGTCCCTCCATGGCTAGAACCGTTACTAAAGACATCCTTCTTCTCAATCTGTCAGAACCACGGCAACAGTTGCCGGAGCGAGAAAAACATGTATTGTTTGGAATGCAATGACGGTTCATTCTGTTCAAATTGCCGAACATCCAACCACAAGGATCATCAAGTCATTCAG ATAAGAAGATCATCATACCATGATGTGGTGAgagtttcagagattcagaaaGTATTAGACATAAATGGTGTTCAGAGCTATGTAATCAACAGTGCAAGAGTATTGTTTCTAAACGAGAGACCTCAACCAAAGACACAACCAATTTCATCAGTACATAACTATAACAACTATGCTTGTAATGTTTGCGGAAGGAGCCTCTTGGACACTTTTACATTCTGTTCACTCGGTTGTAAG GTTGTGGGAATGAAAAAGAATGGAAATGCAAGTGTTACCAGTAGTACTGATCAGATCAATGAAGTTCATAGTAATAGAAGAAGAATGACAAAGAAGAGAATGTCACAATCAagaagaggagagagagaggaatGGAGTGAAGGTTCACGACAAGAAATGGTGTACCCTCCTTCTTCCACACATGAGACTCCACTCCCTTCTTCTACCACAAAGAGAAGAAAAGGTACCCCTCATAGAGCCCCTTTTGGTTGTCCCATTTAA
- the LOC124920166 gene encoding girdin-like has product MFRLSRHNKESKSGERFDFKFSNFQAIQVPKGWDKLYVSIVSVETGKTLAKLSKSSVRSGNCQWSESVSESFWFSQDDSSKEHEESLFKFVVSMPYTRSGILGEATVNMASYVNSKGSAPVILPLKKCNYNTILQVKIQCLNSRPKLRDESSRNTNSHFQEPNAEDHEIDNKSSASSEMLNQNTYPSSKDLGSPTHAEKLQSRQTSYSASGSNRSFDSAEGSLQKEDVSPKYDLNGGRSNLMRRRDSNSSHDSSLNGNYFAEDSPSNDSRFSTGNHSQKYWNEHAQNSPGIPSSSLRNADSSKNLLESAEETIEELRSEARMWERNARKLKVDLDILRKQCSDLSKSESETEMQLSAARTERDSLKEEVEQMKILQKESTLNSLALENSLFKSKGMIGIQKELESEIRLLQESNTNLAQQLQRSQESNIELVDILQELEETIEKQKAEIENLLSPGTEASISVQLEENQSLLLQIQQFQESENKLHLDLRLLEQTLEQKENEIEDERSANRQTILGIETKYQNKMASLESKLSNLLMERQLDETELNYESEADLLKENKDLKEKLQELERDCDELANENLELLFKLKNTTLREGVTVYSLSGELPPESSVSSESEACETKSQVHDLEAEPNKGNVEDDYPSYLEVSNSLNNLIEQLDIAFCNIKKPWSTITCIDSDDTNLDSLSKSNLSDPKRLADYALDLFIKLNRLLEMRITQVEVVLQHGKITKLENYVLKEEAAANLVNLEKEMSDKMIEIKNLESVLDSREVEIKFLEKCNDDVEVQIAILEKEKAKLELEMEAVMRENSMTSKRVDDLQRELTVPRENNLETEKKELELHLVELEDENVQLSERISKLHKEAGQLMDERESTYLELENAKMLIAGLQDQIGMLGTETDTQVTNLIKESQDYQNRWSKAREECESLKIENQSLQSRIDDLTEKCNNIQEENEHLTKQRLEMQEHSSRLEMELKDSVKEVSDYSDRFTALEENLSLKIDDFNLREKKFTSEINQLLQENAAHAHKLIQVENLFNQKTVEVEDLKMEIEKLNNQISSINDEKEKIASEAAVTVTSLQTSKADLQRALEDELHNVRANSELKVQALMIELSNTVENHHKLKTALSEIEHKFTVSDNERQQLLEEAANLKIQLQKIAHLPDENLVLKTELDSCKLEKENLEKSILSVSKDCEDLKAEQIAYTEKVSQLGTLASELEECKEKKAALEERLHEKIQQVESELAQAIEDNNKYKFQLQRFSSEGRNGNGNGGKDRFERSKSSLEAELKDLRDRYLHMSLQYAEVESQREGLVMELKAAKTGKKWF; this is encoded by the exons ATGTTCAGGTTAAGCAGGCATAATAAGGAATCGAAATCAGGAGAGAGATTTGATTTCAAATTCTCCAATTTCCAGGCTATTCAG GTACCAAAAGGATGGGATAAGCTCTACGTCTCCATAGTATCGGTGGAAACAGGAAAGACATTGGCAAAGCTTAGCAAATCCTCTGTACGAAGTGGGAATTGTCAATGGTCAGAGTCCGTTTCAGAATCTTTTTGGTTTTCACAAGATGATTCTTCAAAAGAGCATGAAGAGAGTCTTTTCAAATTCGTGGTTTCCATG CCATATACAAGATCTGGCATCCTTGGAGAGGCTACTGTAAACATGGCTAGCTATGTGAATTCAAAGGGTTCAGCTCCGGTTATACTACCACTAAAGAAGTGTAATTATAATACAATTCTGCAA GTGAAAATTCAATGCCTAAATTCAAGACCAAAACTCAG GGATGAATCATCAAGAAATACAAATTCTCATTTTCAAGAGCCAAATGCAGAAGACCATGAGATAGATAATAAGTCAAGTGCCTCCAGCGAAATGTTAAACCAGAATACATATCCTTCCAGTAAAGATTTAGGTTCCCCAACACATGCAGAAAAACTTCAGAGCCGA CAAACAAGCTATTCAGCATCTGGGTCTAATCGTAGCTTTGACTCTGCCGAAGGATCTTTACAAAAGGAAGATGTATCTCCAAAGTATGACCTAAATGGTGGCAGAAGTAATCTGATGCGAAGACGTGATTCAAATAGCTCCCACGATAGTTCTCTAAATGGGAATTATTTCGCTGAAGATTCTCCATCAAATGATTCAAGATTTTCGACAGGAAATCATTCTCAGAAATACTGGAATGAGCATGCTCAAAATTCGCCTGGGATTCCTTCCTCATCCCTAAGAAATGCAGATTCCTCTAAGAACTTGCTCGAATCTGCAGAAGAGACCATAGAGGAGCTTCGTTCTGAAGCCAGGATGTGGGAGAGGAACGCACGAAAGCTAAAGGTTGATTTGGATATACTGAGAAAACAATGTTCTGACCTGTCAAAAAGCGAATCAGAAACGGAGATGCAACTTTCAGCGGCTCGTACTGAACGTGACAGTTTGAAGGAAGAAGTTGAACAGATGAAGATTTTGCAAAAGGAGTCCACTTTGAATTCACTGGCCTTGGAGAATTCCTTATTTAAGTCTAAAGGCATGATAGGTATCCAAAAAGAATTGGAGAGTGAGATAAGGTTACTACAAGAGTCCAATACTAACTTGGCTCAACAGTTGCAAAGGAGTCAAGAATCCAACATTGAACTTGTTGACATCCTCCAAGAActagaagagacgatagaaaaacAGAAGGCTGAAATTGAGAATCTTTTATCTCCAGGCACGGAAGCTTCTATCAGCGTACAGTTGGAGGAAAATCAGAGCTTACTTCTACAGATTCAACAGTTTCAGGAATCTGAGAATAAGTTGCATCTTGACCTGCGATTGCTTGAACAAACATTGGAGCAAAAGGAAAATGAGATAGAGGATGAACGGAGTGCAAATAGGCAGACCATTCTTGGTATtgaaacaaaatatcaaaataaaatggCCAGTTTAGAATCAAAGTTATCTAACCTCCTGATGGAAAGACAATTGGATGAAACAGAATTGAATTATGAAAGTGAAGCGGATCTGCTCAAAGAAAACAAAGACTTGAAAGAGAAATTGCAAGAACTAGAGAGAGATTGTGATGAACTCGCCAATGAAAACCTGGAACTTCTTTTCAAGCTCAAGAACACAACTTTAAGGGAAGGTGTAACTGTTTATTCTTTATCTGGTGAACTTCCACCTGAAAGTTCTGTAAGTTCTGAATCCGAAGCCTGTGAAACTAAATCCCAAGTTCATGATCTTGAAGCAGAGCCCAATAAAGGAAATGTCGAGGATGATTATCCTTCTTATCTTGAAGTGTCTAATTCTTTAAACAATCTGATTGAACAACTTGATATAGCATTCTGCAACATAAAAAAGCCATGGTCTACCATTACTTGTATCGACAGTGATGATACTAATTTGGATAGCTTGAGTAAATCAAACTTGTCTGATCCAAAGAGGTTAGCTGACTATGCCTTAGACTTATTCATTAAGCTGAACAGGTTATTGGAAATGAGAATTACTCAAGTAGAGGTTGTTCTTCAACACGGGAAAATCACTAAActagaaaattatgttttaaaggAAGAAGCTGCAGCAAATCTTGTCAATCTGGAAAAAGAAATGTCTGATAAAATGATTGAGATAAAGAACCTTGAATCTGTCTTGGATTCAAGGGAAGTTGAAATTAAGTTTCTAGAAAAGTGTAATGATGATGTAGAGGTTCAGATTGCCATACTTGAAAAAGAGAAAGCAAAACTGGAGCTGGAAATGGAAGCTGTAATGAGAGAAAACAGTATGACTTCCAAACGAGTGGATGATTTGCAAAGAGAATTAACGGTGCCGAGGGAAAACAATCTTGAAACCGAAAAGAAGGAATTAGAACTCCATCTGGTTGAGCTTGAAGATGAAAATGTGCAGTTATCAGAACGCATATCTAAGCTACACAAAGAAGCAGGACAGCTGATGGATGAAAGGGAATCCACTTATTTGGAACTAGAGAATGCAAAGATGCTAATTGCAGGTCTTCAGGATCAGATAGGAATGTTGGGAACTGAGACGGATACTCAGGTAACAAATCTTATTAAAGAATCACAAGATTACCAAAATAGATGGTCAAAGGCTCGTGAAGAGTGTGAGAGTTTGAAAATAGAGAATCAGTCATTACAATCGCGCATTGACGATCTCACTGAAAAGTGCAACAATATTCAGGAGGAAAACGAACACTTGACGAAACAGAGGTTGGAGATGCAGGAACATTCTTCGCGTCTTGAGATGGAACTGAAAGATTCAGTTAAGGAAGTCTCTGATTATTCTGACAGATTTACTGCTTTAGAAGAAAATCTCTCTTTGAAGATAGATGACTTCAACTTAAGGGAGAAAAAGTTTACTTCAGAAATAAATCAACTTCTTCAAGAAAATGCAGCACATGCACATAAACTTATTCAGGTAGAGAACTTGTTCAATCAGAAGACAGTTGAAGTCGAGGATCTGAAAATGGAAATTGAAAAGCTCAACAATCAAATATCttccataaatgatgaaaaGGAGAAAATAGCTTCCGAAGCTGCAGTTACAGTGACAAGCTTACAGACTTCTAAAGCTGATCTGCAACGGGCTCTTGAAGATGAGCTGCACAATGTACGGGCAAATTCTGAGCTAAAGGTTCAAGCCTTAATGATCGAGCTCTCCAACACTGTAGAAAATCATCATAAACTGAAGACTGCTCTGAGTGAAATCGAGCATAAGTTTACCGTCTCTGACAATGAACGCCAACAACTCCTTGAAGAAGCCGCAAACTTGAAGATTCAACTACAGAAGATAGCCCATCTTCCCGATGAAAACTTGGTTTTAAAAACAGAGCTCGATTCATGCAAACTGGAGAAGGAGAATCTGGAAAAGTCAATTCTTTCGGTGTCAAAGGATtgcgaagatcttaaggcagaACAAATTGCATACACTGAAAAAGTTTCTCAGTTGGGTACTTTGGCATCTGAACTTGAAGAGTGCAAAGAGAAGAAAGCTGCTTTGGAAGAACGGTTACATGAAAAGATTCAGCAGGTTGAAAGTGAACTAGCTCAAGCTATCGAGGACAATAATAAGTACAAATTTCAGCTGCAAAG gtTTTCATCTGAAGGAagaaatggaaatggaaatggaGGTAAAGATCGATTTGAGCGATCAAAATCATCATTAGAGGCGGAACTGAAGGATCTTCGAGATAGGTACCTTCATATGAGCCTTCAATACGCAGAAGTTGAGTCCCAACGAGAGGGTCTTGTGATGGAACTAAAGGCAGCAAAGACTGGAAAGAAATGGTTCTGA
- the LOC124920168 gene encoding dnaJ homolog subfamily C member 28-like, with protein MAANRLWRVSATVYSFTKRTGVVIYGAPSRRCSSSSSSSSPPPSSSSENPSKVSKKVTDRLSSVIDLVNDRKLPPELRGQRNNVRSETDIMNIVEQRIYHSMEEGQFENLSGKGKPQDLSTNPHADPAEDTLYRILHRNNCAPEWVELNKEIRSNIDEWRLFLKRAIDHKDSGVGNSEKLIECSEALKLQLSGINDKVLRYNLIVPFGRQMLGFKWEKEIDRLNNEKKQE; from the exons ATGGCGGCCAACCGTTTATGGCGGGTAAGTGCAACCGTGTATTCATTCACCAAAAGGACCGGCGTTGTAATCTATGGAGCTCCCAGTCGCCGTTGTTCCTCGTCGTCTTCATCATCCTCACCGCCTCCTTCGTCTTCATCGGAAAATCCATCCAAGGTCAGTAAGAAGGTAACTGATCGTCTATCTTCCGTCATTGACTTAGTCAACGACCGTAAACTCCCGCCAGAGCTTCGCGGCCAACGAAACAACGTTAG GTCTGAAACTGATATAATGAACATTGTTGAACAAAGGATATATCATTCTATGGAAGAAGGTCAGTTTGAGAATTTATCAGGAAAAGGCAAACCGCAAGATCTAAGTACTAATCCTCATGCTGATCCAGCTGAAGATACTTTATACAGAATCCTTCATCGGAATAATTGTGCTCCGGAATGGGTTGAGTTAAACAAGGAGATAAGGAGCAACATTGATGAATGGAGATTGTTCTTGAAGAGAGCAATTGATCATAAGGATAGTGGAGTCGGCAATAGCGAGAAATTGATAGAGTGTTCAGAGGCTCTGAAATTGCAGCTAAGTGGGATCAATGATAAG GTGTTGAGATACAATCTCATTGTTCCATTTGGTCGTCAAATGCTTGGATTTAAATGGGAGAAAGAGATTGATCGTTTAAACAACGAGAAAAAACAAGAATGA
- the LOC124915363 gene encoding UDP-glycosyltransferase 73C12-like, giving the protein MVHFIFIPVLAAGHFIPMIDMAKLIAGRGISATIFVTPLINTRYAGKAIYRASNSGLPIRLIQVPFPLSSDVGLPQGCETADALPPSLWSNFSTAIDIWLVSVENSIQNVEPFPTCMITDRYLPRLAETSKKFGIPRIIFDGMGCFNLVLKHHLELSKVQETVKDSESFVVPGLPDRIELTKEQLPVMLNVDRIKAADEQAYGIVINSFRELENNYVEEVRTLNKGRAWCVGPLSLFNGETVDKVERGNRAAIDEMECSRWLNEREKGSVIYICFGSLNNLTIAQLVELGLGLEASNRPFVWVMRNGEGKEETERWITESGYEGRIRGRGLLIRGWAPQVFILSHEAIGAFLTHCGWNSTMEGVCSGVPMITWPLFAEQFFNEKLIVQILRIGVSVGSRTVRQPSELKEGEILVVIKRETITDAIDKVMAGDEEGDVRRRRAREVAVKAKKSVEEGGSSNLDLSLLIEEVVTIEKPTCSS; this is encoded by the coding sequence ATGGTCCACTTCATCTTCATTCCCGTTTTGGCAGCAGGCCACTTCATCCCAATGATAGACATGGCCAAACTAATCGCCGGCCGTGGCATTTCCGCCACCATTTTCGTCACACCTCTCATAAACACCCGCTACGCCGGCAAAGCAATCTATCGGGCTTCAAATTCCGGTCTACCTATCCGTTTAATCCAAGTCCCTTTCCCATTATCATCCGATGTCGGCCTACCCCAAGGTTGTGAAACCGCGGACGCACTTCCCCCGAGCTTATGGTCCAACTTCTCCACCGCCATCGATATCTGGCTAGTCTCCGTCGAGAATTCCATCCAAAACGTCGAACCCTTTCCTACTTGCATGATTACCGATAGGTATCTTCCTCGTTTGGCCGAGACTTCGAAGAAATTCGGAATCCCGAGAATTATCTTTGATGGAATGGGATGTTTTAATCTCGTGTTGAAGCACCATTTAGAACTCTCGAAAGTTCAAGAAACGGTTAAGGATTCGGAATCTTTCGTGGTCCCTGGTTTGCCCGATAGGATCGAGCTAACCAAGGAACAACTACCCGTTATGCTAAACGTGGACAGGATAAAGGCGGCTGACGAACAAGCTTATGGGATTGTGATCAATAGTTTTCGGGAATTGGAGAATAACTATGTCGAGGAAGTGAGGACATTGAATAAAGGTAGAGCTTGGTGTGTCGGACCGTTATCTCTATTCAATGGGGAGACCGTGGATAAGGTGGAGCGAGGAAACCGAGCCGCAATAGATGAAATGGAGTGCTCGAGATGGTTGAACGAGCGAGAGAAAGGGTCCGTGATCTACATTTGTTTCGGCAGTCTGAATAACTTAACCATAGCTCAGCTCGTGGAGCTAGGGTTAGGTCTAGAGGCGTCTAACCGTCCCTTTGTGTGGGTAATGAGGAACGGGGAGGGGAAGGAGGAGACAGAGAGATGGATTACGGAAAGTGGATACGAAGGGAGAATTCGAGGGAGGGGACTCTTAATCCGCGGATGGGCTCCGCAAGTGTTTATACTCTCTCACGAGGCTATTGGGGCCTTCTTGACGCATTGCGGTTGGAATTCGACGATGGAAGGAGTTTGCTCGGGGGTGCCAATGATAACATGGCCTTTGTTCGCGGAACAATTCTTCAACGAAAAGTTGATAGTGCAAATCTTGAGAATTGGGGTGAGTGTGGGATCTCGAACGGTAAGGCAACCGAGTGAATTGAAAGAAGGGGAAATATTGGTGGTGATAAAAAGGGAGACGATTACGGATGCCATCGATAAGGTTATGGCCGGAGACGAGGAGGGGGATGTGAGGAGGAGACGTGCACGAGAGGTGGCGGTGAAGGCGAAGAAATCGGTTGAAGAGGGCGGTTCTTCTAACCTTGACTTGAGCCTCCTCATTGAAGAGGTGGTCACCATTGAAAAACCAACTTGTTCTTCCTAA
- the LOC124911129 gene encoding pistil-specific extensin-like protein yields the protein MTKIMMTAAWMVMLGCTMISLCQASFYQEAEVLHVTGKVLCQDCTQSYNEWAKGGKPIKGAKVSITCMDDRSRVIYYGSDATDGVGAYDLTLNKFVNGKKLNLKNCFARLVSSSDEVCNIPTDFNGGKSGIKLGRPSAVYRGSVKHVLKPFYYTTPMCDEPDTTHGKDDHEDS from the exons ATGACAAAGATTATGATGACGGCTGCTTGGATGGTGATGTTGGGTTGCACCATGATCAGTTTGTGTCAAGCCAGCTTCTATCAAGAGGCCGAGGTTCTTCACGTCACCGGAAAAGTACTTTGTCAAGACTGCACCCAAAGCTACAATGAATGGGCTAAGGGCGGTAAACCCATCAAAG GCGCGAAAGTATCTATAACTTGCATGGACGATAGAAGCAGAGTGATATACTACGGAAGCGATGCGACCGATGGAGTTGGGGCCTACGATCTAACACTCAACAAGTTCGTCAATGGAAAGAAGTTAAACCTCAAAAACTGCTTCGCCAGGCTCGTTTCTTCGTCAGACGAAGTTTGTAACATTCCAACCGACTTCAACGGAGGGAAATCTGGCATCAAACTTGGGCGACCTTCAGCTGTCTACAGGGGAAGCGTGAAGCATGTTCTTAAACCTTTCTATTACACAACTCCCATGTGCGATGAGCCCGACACTACCCATGGAAAAGATGATCACGAGGACTCTTAA
- the LOC124911138 gene encoding uncharacterized protein LOC124911138, which produces MVYGHEPNISHLRIFECAVYVSIALPQRTKMKPQRRLEIYIGYESPSIIKYLEPLTGDSFTAQENKQLEKEIIWRELSLAHYDPRTKQSELEVQKIIHLQNLANQLPDAFTDPKKVTKSYIPVANAPIRIHVPEGQPTTANEPKMQVKCGRSVGPKIKILEKEKK; this is translated from the exons ATGGTTTATGGTCATGAACCAAATATTTCCCATCTAAGAATTTTTGAATGTGCGGTATATGTGTCAATTGCTCTACCACAACGCACAAAGATGAAACCTCAAAGAAGATTGGAGATATATATTGGATATGAATCACCatctataattaaatatcttgagCCATTGACGGGAGACTCATTCACGGCACA GGAAAATAAGCAGTTGGAAAAGGAAATAATCTGGCGTGAGTTATCATTAGCTCACTACGATCCTCGTACAAAGCAATCTGAACTTGAAGTTCAGAAAATCATTCATTTGCAAAATTTAGCAAATCAATTGCCAGATGCGTTTACTGATCCTAAAAAGGTTACGAAATCTTATATTCCAGTTGCAAATGCTCCAATTAGGATTCATGTCCCTGAAGGACAACCTACTACTGCTAACGAGCCTAAAATGCAAGTGAAATGTGGTAGATCAGTCGGTCCAAAGATAAAAATCctcgaaaaagaaaagaagtaa
- the LOC124911118 gene encoding UDP-glycosyltransferase 73D1-like: protein MTTSQSQEHLHFVLIPMMSQSYLIPIIDFAKLLSKSNLTISIITTPITAHRYQPTIDHARSSGHKIQLIPLPFPSKEAGLPEGCESMDSLTSLDLVRNFFIATYMLQNPIENLIASMDPPASCIITTNTLPWVAKIAQKFNLPRFIFHHISSFAHLCSHQISLTKIDLSTKSDTDPFLVPGLPDPIHLTRAQLPDAARSEMTDMKRAMDEMKAAEISSDGVIINSFDELELRYAEGYSKVVKKVWCVGPVGRVAASSSVADEEHYCLKWLNSKQDRSVIYVCFGSLCHITTTQLIELGLGLESSNKPFIWIIRKENNSNDLNKWLKQFEERNTGRGLVIKEWAPQVMILNHKAVGGFLTHCGWNSVMEGVCAGVVMITWPMFAEQFYNEQLLIEVLKIGVRVGVDVSVKWGDDHGLGLLVKKGDVKKGVLELMEDGGEGRERRRRAELIGEMAKMAIEEGGSSFLNVRLFIQHAIMVINQKKICSDYNACIH from the exons ATGACAACCTCCCAATCTCAAGAACACCTTCACTTTGTTCTCATCCCCATGATGTCTCAAAGCTATCTAATTCCAATCATAGACTTCGCCAAACTACTATCAAAATCCAACTTAACCATCTCCATAATAACCACCCCAATCACTGCCCATCGTTACCAACCCACAATCGACCATGCCCGGAGCTCCGGCCACAAGATCCAACTCATCCCTCTTCCATTTCCTTCTAAAGAAGCTGGTCTACCCGAAGGATGTGAAAGCATGGACTCACTTACTTCTCTTGACCTAGTTCGTAATTTCTTTATAGCCACTTATATGCTTCAAAACCCAATTGAAAACTTAATTGCTTCCATGGATCCACCTGCAAGCTGCATAATTACAACAAATACCCTCCCATGGGTTGCGAAAATTGCTCAAAAATTCAATCTCCCTCGTTTCATCTTCCATCATATATCCTCATTTGCTCATCTTTGTTCTCATCAAATCTCTCTTACCAAAATTGACTTAAGTACCAAATCTGATACCGACCCGTTTCTTGTCCCGGGTTTACCTGATCCAATTCATTTGACTCGTGCTCAATTGCCTGATGCCGCCAG GAGCGAGATGACCGACATGAAGCGCGCCATGGACGAAATGAAGGCGGCGGAGATCTCCTCCGACGGAGTAATCATCAATAGCTTCGACGAATTGGAATTAAGATATGCTGAGGGATACAGTAAAGTCGTCAAGAAGGTTTGGTGCGTCGGACCGGTAGGCCGCGTCGCGGCCTCCTCCTCCGTCGCCGACGAAGAACACTATTGCTTGAAATGGCTAAATTCAAAACAAGATAGATCAGTTATCTACGTTTGTTTCGGAAGTTTATGTCATATAACAACAACTCAACTAATCGAACTAGGTTTAGGTCTCGAATCATCAAATAAACCATTTATATGGATcataagaaaagaaaacaattcAAACGATCTAAACAAATGGTTAAAACAATTCGAAGAAAGGAATACAGGAAGAGGATTAGTGATCAAAGAATGGGCACCTCAAGTAATGATACTAAACCACAAGGCGGTTGGAGGTTTCTTGACGCATTGTGGTTGGAATTCAGTAATGGAAGGTGTATGTGCTGGAGTTGTGATGATTACTTGGCCGATGTTTGCTGAGCAGTTTTATAATGAACAACTTTTGATTGAAGTTTTGAAGATTGGTGTGAGAGTTGGTGTGGATGTTAGTGTTAAATGGGGGGATGATCATGGATTAGGGTTGTTGGTGAAGAAGGGAGATGTGAAGAAGGGGGTGTTGGAGTTGATGGAGGATGGTGGTGAAGGGAGGGAGAGAAGGAGAAGGGCGGAATTGATTGGGGAAATGGCGAAAATGGCGATTGAAGAAGGTGGATCTTCTTTTTTGAATGTTCGGTTGTTTATTCAACATGCTATTATGGTGATTAATCAGAAGAAAATTTGCAGTGATTACAATGCATGTATTCATTAA